Within the Opitutaceae bacterium TAV5 genome, the region GTATTCGGTCCCAGGATACGGCCGGACTCTGGCACCAGGAACTCACCCGTCACGACTCCTTTGTCGAGACCTCCGGCACCGGCCTCATCCTCTACGCCATCGGCGCCGGCCTGGAGCGCGGCCTGCTCGGCCCCGACGCCCGCGCCGCCTTTGAAAAAGGCCTCCGCGCCCTCCTCCCCTACGTTGCCGTCGATGGCTCCGTGCACAACACCTGCGTCGGCTGCCTCTGCCCCGGCCAGGGCACCATTGAGGATTACATGAACCACCCCCACCGCCTCAACGATCCGCACGCCTTCGGCCCCGTCACGCTTGCGTACACCCAAGCTCTCCGCCTCGGCATCGAAAGCATCGCCATCTGACGGAGCGGCGGCGTCCCCGCCGCCGTTTCTTTCACCGCCGCACCATCGGCCGCAACTCCGCCTGCGCATGCTGCCGGTAGGCCGAAGGTGACATCCCCACATGCTGCCGGAACGTCCGGCTGAAAAACGACAGCGAGTGAAACCCGCACCGCTCCGCGATCACTGTCAGCGTCAGCGCCGGGTCCAGCAGATGTGTCTTCGCCTCGTTGATCCGCATCTCGCGCACATAGTCGAAAACGCTCCGCCCCGTCTCGCGCTTGAACACGCGGGCCAAGTGTTCCTCCCCCCGCCCCACGTGCCAGGCGATTTCCCCGAGCGCCATGTCCTCGGCCAGATGCTTCAGCACATACTCCTTGGCCGCCGCCACGATCGTGGCCCCCGCATGTCCGGCGGCCGGCGCCGCCGCCTTCGTCGACGTGCCCGTGGCCGCTCCCGCCCGCCGCGCCACCGCCACAATCAAATCCGTGCAAATCGACCTCACGCGGTGCCGGAAGCCCGCGGCGCGCTCTTCCGTCTCGCGTCGCAGCGCCGTGACCAGCTCCGTGATCTCGTTGTCGATGCCCCCCGGGAGTTGCACCACCTGCGGGAAGTGGTGGATCACAAAATCGGCAAAATCGGTTTCCGGCTTCCGTGTGCGTCGCGCCGCGCGTTTTTTCAGGAATACGCCATCGAGAAACAGCCGCACCACATGCGCCTGGGCCGCCTTTCTCGGGTGGGGATTCACATAACAATGCCTCTCGACCAGCGGCGCCAC harbors:
- a CDS encoding AraC family transcriptional regulator; the protein is MGYAVHSVEGLGSPFLLVDEMVFVIPRGGEVRLARHHFKFLFILGGEFEHEIEGVEGRRKLGPGDILVAPLVERHCYVNPHPRKAAQAHVVRLFLDGVFLKKRAARRTRKPETDFADFVIHHFPQVVQLPGGIDNEITELVTALRRETEERAAGFRHRVRSICTDLIVAVARRAGAATGTSTKAAAPAAGHAGATIVAAAKEYVLKHLAEDMALGEIAWHVGRGEEHLARVFKRETGRSVFDYVREMRINEAKTHLLDPALTLTVIAERCGFHSLSFFSRTFRQHVGMSPSAYRQHAQAELRPMVRR